Proteins encoded within one genomic window of Glycine soja cultivar W05 chromosome 1, ASM419377v2, whole genome shotgun sequence:
- the LOC114375404 gene encoding uncharacterized protein K02A2.6-like, with protein sequence MDILGPLPKALRAAKYLLVIIDYFTKWIETRPLPEITTNKVETFTWKHLICRYDLPYTIFTNNGTQFNTQACENILTKLGIKHFITSVEHPQTNGQAEATNKVILSALDSKSPRVYGRRSSPIYYGLIIVHPRQRPMKLLTDSYMAHIS encoded by the coding sequence ATGGACATACTGGGACCACTCCCAAAAGCTCTAAGAGCAGCCAAATACTTACTCGTCATCATCgactacttcaccaagtggATCGAGACAAGGCCACTACCAGAAATCACGACCAACAAGGTTGAGACGTTCACCTGGAAGCACCTCATATGTAGGTACGACCTCCCTTACACCATTTTCACCAACAATGGCACCCAATTCAATACCCAGGCTTGTGAAAACATCCTGACAAAGTTAGGCATCAAGCACTTCATCACCTCTGTCGAACATCCTCAGACTAACGGTCAAGCAGAGGCAACCAACAAAGTTATCCTCAGTGCACTTGACTCGAAAAGTCCAAGGGTCTATGGAAGGAGAAGCTCCCCAATATACTATGGGCTTATCATTGTTCATCCCAGACAACGACCAATGAAACTCCTTACCGACTCATATATGGCACATATTTCATGA